A genomic stretch from Setaria italica strain Yugu1 chromosome VII, Setaria_italica_v2.0, whole genome shotgun sequence includes:
- the LOC101783043 gene encoding disease resistance protein RGA2 isoform X1, which translates to MEVVAVSAARWVLGKALGSVADGLLEAWAASAGLGPNIDALKMELLYAQGMLDNAQGREIRSPALKEMLLKLQQLAYGADDVLDELEYFRIQDMLDGTCHAADVHDGGCIQGLTLNARHTARAIARKLKICSGSREGSRGDPDDEHEDDARQGCLSGICSCGRLAISSTTKSPSTQSDRYGGCMSKVASCARRAAHNVGKRLPCSSFPCVHNNAHSDMLDAGSNMPGNEWESFCSACQSKIEEGKHVVQTPKLKFDRVDISKKMKDIVEKLKPVSAKVSTILDMELLGSAILKLELLGSNTTTQKNAMGRPETTPDIIEPKLYGRDNQKRSLIDGITDGQYFANDLVVVPIVGPGGIGKTTFTQHVYDEVKKHFEVSIWICVSLNFNVSRLAQEAVRKIPKVDNEKENSSAQELIEQRLKTKRFLLVLDDMWTCQEDEWKKLKAPFGRGGAKGNVVIVTTRIPEVAEMVKTVYCSVQMDRLGDKDFMHFFEACVFGYQQPWKDCLELRLVGKKIVRNLKGFPLAAKTVGRLLRKQLTLDHWTSVLESKEWELQTNDNDIMPALKLSYDYLPFHLQQCFSYCSLFPEDYEFLNDELIHLWIGLDILHTCGQNKRTEDIARSYLVDLVNHGFLKRNEKDDGTPYYVVHDLLHNLAVKVSSYECISINSSNVRSIEIPISVRHLSIVVDDKDVENRVNFENFKKELRELDKRLNVENLRTLMLFGSHHGSYAKIFGHLFREARALRATYVSGASYNVEDMLHNFSKFVHLRYLRIKSSEYNDNDILCLPAALSRLYHLEVIDLREWRGCFGFTRHMSNLEKLHHFLVPEHKLQLHSDIVEVGKMKLLQELRRFEVGKESKGFDLSELRQLSELGGSLVICSLERIQAMKEADEARLIQVKRLHKLTLEWGADRPEKDIAHEENALEILVPHSNLQHLCIKGHGGIKCPQWLGEKLSVKNLESLHLDGVAWNIFPPIGELWLVNGPHEEISSNVCNKKFQNLRRLELIKLPRLKKWAVDAPCQLFAHLEVLIIKDCSKLTKLSFAHSTCCQQEKEKGDNMNWFPSLRELEIYKCPELSSFPPIPWTSAPCSATVSGTSGLHRLYCGKYYKSKYSLSIRGTIDLDSTFWNMLAFGNLTELEDLSISNCPPLPLHHFHMLSSLKTLTLWGSSIIVFPLIEGESRAEYQFPVESMSIYEWGASAKELTQLLTYFPKLSELAVRWCEKISVLGVVEKQATATPADVAHIEQHQQQDGTRGEEEISAEGLLLLPSQSHLQNLVLWFCPELSLRSIPADYNREAGRTRGGQGLQGLTSLRSLHIIDCPRLLSSYSSSYTSPCSPFPTSLEYLSLNDVETLLPLSNLISLTALSIDDCGDLRGEGLRPFLAHGRLTSLSVTGTPNFFAGSESSLPHEQDIPSSSSKLQELLTDDVAGALSAPICTLLPSSLTKLIFRGDSDVERFTKEQEEALQLLTSLEGIRFQQCDKLQCLPAGLHRLPNLKRLDIDTCKAICSLPKDGLPGSLLELEIDDCQGIRSIHKECLPNSLQKLVIRHCPGIRSLPKVEYLPSSLRELDVGTWNSDELRRHCRKLIGTIPIVRV; encoded by the coding sequence ATGGAGGTCGTCGCCGTCAGTGCGGCGCGTTGGGTGCTGGGCAAGGCATTGGGGTCTGTCGCCGACGGCTTGCTGGAGGCATGGGCGGCCAGCGCGGGGCTCGGCCCCAATATCGACGCCCTCAAGATGGAGCTCCTGTACGCGCAGGGGATGCTCGACAACGCGCAGGGAAGGGAGATCCGGAGCCCTGCGCTGAAGGAGATGCTACTTAAGCTGCAGCAGCTGGCGTACGGCGCCGACGATGTGCTCGACGAGCTCGAGTACTTCCGTATCCAGGACATGCTCGACGGCACCTGCCATGCTGCCGACGTGCACGATGGGGGCTGCATTCAAGGTCTCACTCTCAATGCACGCCACACTGCCAGAGCTATTGCTCGTAAGCTGAAGATCTGCTCAGGCTCACGTGAAGGGAGCCGTGGTGATCCTGATGACGAGCATGAAGATGATGCAAGGCAAGGATGCCTCTCTGGCATCTGCTCGTGTGGCAGGCTCGCCATCAGTTCAACAACAAAATCACCCAGCACCCAGAGCGACCGGTATGGCGGGTGCATGTcaaaggtcgcttcctgtgctCGCCGGGCTGCACATAATGTCGGTAAACGCCTCCCATGCAGCTCGTTTCCATGCGTCCACAATAATGCTCACTCTGACATGTTGGATGCTGGCTCCAACATGCCAGGAAATGAATGGGAAAGCTTCTGTAGTGCTTGCCAATCCAAGATTGAAGAGGGAAAACATGTTGTGCAAACACCAAAGTTGAAGTTTGATAGGGTGGATATATCTAAAAAGATGAAGGACATTGTAGAGAAACTAAAGCCTGTATCTGCCAAGGTCTCTACCATTCTTGATATGGAGTTGTTGGGCTCTGCCATTCTTAAGCTAGAGCTGTTAGGCTCCAATACCACAACCCAAAAGAATGCTATGGGCCGTCCCGAAACGACTCCAGACATTATAGAGCCTAAGTTGTATGGAAGGGATAATCAGAAAAGGAGTCTTATCGATGGCATTACCGATGGACAATATTTTGCCAATGATCTTGTGGTGGTTCCAATTGTTGGTCCAGGGGGTATTGGAAAGACAACTTTCACTCAACACGTATATGATGAAGTGAAGAAACATTTTGAGGTCTCGATTTGGATATGTGTATCTCTTAATTTTAATGTGAGCAGGTTGGCACAAGAAGCTGTGAGAAAAATCCCTAAAGTTGACAATGAAAAGGAAAACAGTAGTGCCCAAGAGCTAATTGAACAGAGATTGAAAACTAAACGTtttttgcttgtattggatgaTATGTGGACATGTCAAGAGGATGAGTGGAAAAAACTAAAAGCTCCATTTGGAAGAGGGGGAGCAAAAGGTAATGTGGTTATAGTGACAACTCGAATTCCAGAGGTGGCTGAAATGGTTAAGACAGTTTATTGCTCAGTACAAATGGATCGTTTAGGAGATAAAGATTTCATGCATTTCTTCGAAGCATGTGTGTTCGGTTATCAGCAGCCATGGAAAGACTGTTTGGAATTACGTCTTGTTGGGAAAAAGATTGTCAGGAACTTGAAAGGTTTTCCTCTTGCAGCAAAAACCGTAGGAAGATTACTAAGAAAACAACTTACTTTGGATCACTGGACAAGTGTTCTAGAAAGCAAAGAATGGGAACTACAGACCAACGACAATGATATTATGCCAGCGCTAAAGCTCAGCTATGATTATCTTCCTTTCCATCTGCAACAATGTTTTTCATATTGCTCTTTGTTTCCTGAAGATTATGAATTTCTTAATGACGAGCTAATTCACTTGTGGATAGGACTAGATATTTTACACACATGTGGTCAGAATAAAAGAACGGAAGATATTGCTAGGAGCTATTTGGTTGACTTGGTTAATCATGGATTTTTAAAAAGGAACGAGAaagatgatggtactccttatTATGTTGTACATGACCTACTACATAATTTAGCAGTGAAAGTTTCATCATACGAGTGTATTAGCATAAATAGTTCCAATGTGAGGTCCATAGAAATCCCAATTTCTGTGCGCCACCTGTCTATTGTTGTGGATGACAAAGACGTTGAGAATAGAGTGAATTTTGAGAACTTCAAAAAGGAACTTAGAGAACTGGACAAAAGACTGAATGTTGAAAACCTGCGTACATTGATGCTGTTTGGGAGCCACCATGGAAGCTACGCCAAGATCTTTGGTCATTTATTTAGGGAGGCTAGAGCCCTTCGTGCTACTTATGTGTCTGGAGCATCATATAATGTGGAGGATATGTTGCATAACTTCTCAAAATTTGTCCATCTTCGGTACTTAAGGATCAAGTCGTCGGAGTATAATGATAATGACATACTATGCTTACCCGCTGCTCTGTCTAGACTTTATCATTTGGAGGTCATAGACCTACGAGAATGGAGAGGATGCTTTGGTTTCACAAGACATATGAGCAACCTAGAAAAACTGCATCATTTTCTGGTGCCTGAACATAAGCTTCAACTACACTCTGACATAGTTGAGGTAGGAAAAATGAAATTGTTGCAAGAGTTAAGGCGCTTTGAAGTTGGAAAAGAAAGTAAAGGTTTTGACCTAAGTGAACTAAGGCAATTGTCAGAACTTGGAGGTTCACTTGTCATTTGTAGCCTTGAGAGGATACAGGCAATGAAGGAAGCAGATGAGGCAAGGCTGATACAAGTGAAACGTTTGCACAAGCTAACGTTAGAATGGGGTGCCGATCGACCAGAAAAAGATATTGCACATGAAGAAAATGCTCTGGAGATTCTTGTACCACATAGCAATCTTCAACACCTATGCATTAAAGGGCATGGAGGCATAAAATGCCCACAATGGCTAGGTGAGAAGCTCtcggtcaaaaatttggaatctCTTCATCTAGATGGTGTAGCTTGGAATATATTTCCACCTATCGGAGAGTTGTGGCTAGTTAATGGGCCTCATGAAGAAATTTCAAGTAATGTCTGCAATAAAAAGTTCCAAAATTTGAGAAGATTGGAGCTAATTAAGCTACCAAGGTTGAAAAAATGGGCTGTAGATGCCCCCTGTCAATTGTTTGCCCATTTGGAAGTGCTTATCATTAAGGATTGCTCCAAGCTTACAAAGTTGTCTTTTGCACATTCTACTTGCTGTCaacaagagaaagagaaaggggaTAACATGAATTGGTTTCCTAGTTTACGGGAGCTCGAAATTTACAAATGTCCTGAACTATCGTCCTTTCCTCCTATTCCTTGGACTAGCGCTCCGTGCTCTGCTACGGTAAGTGGTACTTCAGGTTTGCATAGATTGTATTGCGGCAAATATTACAAGTCTAAATATAGCTTAAGCATTAGGGGAACTATTGATTTGGATAGCACATTCTGGAACATGTTGGCCTTTGGTAACCTAACTGAACTAGAAGATCTGAGTATCAGCAATTGTCCTCCTCTCCCACTGCATCACTTCCATATGCTATCATCACTAAAGACCCTCACGCTATGGGGTTCAAGCATTATTGTATTCCCCTTAATTGAAGGAGAGAGCCGTGCCGAATACCAATTTCCAGTTGAAAGCATGAGCATATACGAGTGGGGTGCTAGTGCCAAGGAATTGACGCAGCTACTCACTTATTTCCCCAAGCTCTCAGAACTGGCTGTGCGGTGGTGTGAGAAGATATCAGTGCTAGGTGTAGTGGAGAAGCAGGCCACGGCAACACCCGCGGACGTCGCACACATcgagcagcaccagcagcaggatGGCacaagaggagaggaggaaatcTCAGCAGAAGGGCTGCTCCTCTTGCCTTCCCAATCCCACCTCCAGAACTTGGTCCTCTGGTTCTGCCCAGAGCTGAGCCTCCGCTCCATTCCAGCCGACTACAACAGAGAAGCAGGACGAACTCGGGGAGGACAAGGGCTCCAAGGTCTGACCTCCCTCCGATCGTTGCACATAATAGATTGTCCCAGGTTGCTCTCCTCCTATTCGTCCTCCTACACTTCTCCTTGTTCTCCCTTCCCAACCTCCCTGGAATACCTCTCTCTTAACGACGTGGAGACGCTGCTGCCTCTCTCAAATCTCATCTCTCTCACAGCTTTATCCATAGATGATTGTGGGGATTTAAGAGGCGAGGGACTGCGCCCTTTCCTCGCTCATGGTCGTCTTACCTCATTAAGCGTCACCGGAACCCCCAATTTCTTCGCTGGTTCCGAGTCCTCGCTGCCGCATGAACAAGATATtccatcctcttcctccaaaCTGCAGGAGCTTCTGACGGATGACGTCGCGGGAGCCCTTTCTGCGCCCATCTGTACGTTGCTCCCGTCCTCGCTCACCAAATTGATCTTTCGGGGGGACTCAGATGTGGAGCGCTTCACAAAGGAGCAAGAGGAGGCCCTTCAGCTCCTCACCTCCCTCGAGGGGATCAGATTTCAGCAGTGCGACAAGCTGCAGTGCCTCCCTGCAGGGTTGCATAGACTTCCGAACCTCAAGAGATTAGACATCGACACTTGTAAAGCCATCTGCTCGCTGCCCAAGGATGGCCTGCCAGGTTCCCTGCTAGAGTTGGAGATAGACGATTGTCAAGGCATCCGGTCGATACACAAGGAGTGCCTCCCAAATTCACTGCAAAAACTAGTGATCAGACACTGCCCAGGCATCCGGTCTCTTCCAAAGGTGGAATACCTTCCAAGTTCGCTGCGAGAATTGGATGTCGGTACTTGGAACAGCGACGAACTAAGAAGGCATTGCCGCAAGTTGATAGGAACCATTCCAATAGTCAGAGTCTGA
- the LOC101783043 gene encoding putative disease resistance protein RGA3 isoform X2: protein MEVVAVSAARWVLGKALGSVADGLLEAWAASAGLGPNIDALKMELLYAQGMLDNAQGREIRSPALKEMLLKLQQLAYGADDVLDELEYFRIQDMLDGTCHAADVHDGGCIQGLTLNARHTARAIARKLKICSGSREGSRGDPDDEHEDDARQGCLSGICSCGRLAISSTTKSPSTQSDRYGGCMSKVASCARRAAHNVGKRLPCSSFPCVHNNAHSDMLDAGSNMPGNEWESFCSACQSKIEEGKHVVQTPKLKFDRVDISKKMKDIVEKLKPVSAKVSTILDMELLGSAILKLELLGSNTTTQKNAMGRPETTPDIIEPKLYGRDNQKRSLIDGITDGQYFANDLVVVPIVGPGGIGKTTFTQHVYDEVKKHFEVSIWICVSLNFNVSRLAQEAVRKIPKVDNEKENSSAQELIEQRLKTKRFLLVLDDMWTCQEDEWKKLKAPFGRGGAKGNVVIVTTRIPEVAEMVKTVYCSVQMDRLGDKDFMHFFEACVFGYQQPWKDCLELRLVGKKIVRNLKGFPLAAKTVGRLLRKQLTLDHWTSVLESKEWELQTNDNDIMPALKLSYDYLPFHLQQCFSYCSLFPEDYEFLNDELIHLWIGLDILHTCGQNKRTEDIARSYLVDLVNHGFLKRNEKDDGTPYYVVHDLLHNLAVKVSSYECISINSSNVRSIEIPISVRHLSIVVDDKDVENRVNFENFKKELRELDKRLNVENLRTLMLFGSHHGSYAKIFGHLFREARALRATYVSGASYNVEDMLHNFSKFVHLRYLRIKSSEYNDNDILCLPAALSRLYHLEVIDLREWRGCFGFTRHMSNLEKLHHFLVPEHKLQLHSDIVEVGKMKLLQELRRFEVGKESKGFDLSELRQLSELGGSLVICSLERIQAMKEADEARLIQVKRLHKLTLEWGADRPEKDIAHEENALEILVPHSNLQHLCIKGHGGIKCPQWLGEKLSVKNLESLHLDGVAWNIFPPIGELWLVNGPHEEISSNVCNKKFQNLRRLELIKLPRLKKWAVDAPCQLFAHLEVLIIKDCSKLTKLSFAHSTCCQQEKEKGDNMNWFPSLRELEIYKCPELSSFPPIPWTSAPCSATGYCWNWYILLTSEFSLYLHEYTIRVAKYEHLRCA, encoded by the exons ATGGAGGTCGTCGCCGTCAGTGCGGCGCGTTGGGTGCTGGGCAAGGCATTGGGGTCTGTCGCCGACGGCTTGCTGGAGGCATGGGCGGCCAGCGCGGGGCTCGGCCCCAATATCGACGCCCTCAAGATGGAGCTCCTGTACGCGCAGGGGATGCTCGACAACGCGCAGGGAAGGGAGATCCGGAGCCCTGCGCTGAAGGAGATGCTACTTAAGCTGCAGCAGCTGGCGTACGGCGCCGACGATGTGCTCGACGAGCTCGAGTACTTCCGTATCCAGGACATGCTCGACGGCACCTGCCATGCTGCCGACGTGCACGATGGGGGCTGCATTCAAGGTCTCACTCTCAATGCACGCCACACTGCCAGAGCTATTGCTCGTAAGCTGAAGATCTGCTCAGGCTCACGTGAAGGGAGCCGTGGTGATCCTGATGACGAGCATGAAGATGATGCAAGGCAAGGATGCCTCTCTGGCATCTGCTCGTGTGGCAGGCTCGCCATCAGTTCAACAACAAAATCACCCAGCACCCAGAGCGACCGGTATGGCGGGTGCATGTcaaaggtcgcttcctgtgctCGCCGGGCTGCACATAATGTCGGTAAACGCCTCCCATGCAGCTCGTTTCCATGCGTCCACAATAATGCTCACTCTGACATGTTGGATGCTGGCTCCAACATGCCAGGAAATGAATGGGAAAGCTTCTGTAGTGCTTGCCAATCCAAGATTGAAGAGGGAAAACATGTTGTGCAAACACCAAAGTTGAAGTTTGATAGGGTGGATATATCTAAAAAGATGAAGGACATTGTAGAGAAACTAAAGCCTGTATCTGCCAAGGTCTCTACCATTCTTGATATGGAGTTGTTGGGCTCTGCCATTCTTAAGCTAGAGCTGTTAGGCTCCAATACCACAACCCAAAAGAATGCTATGGGCCGTCCCGAAACGACTCCAGACATTATAGAGCCTAAGTTGTATGGAAGGGATAATCAGAAAAGGAGTCTTATCGATGGCATTACCGATGGACAATATTTTGCCAATGATCTTGTGGTGGTTCCAATTGTTGGTCCAGGGGGTATTGGAAAGACAACTTTCACTCAACACGTATATGATGAAGTGAAGAAACATTTTGAGGTCTCGATTTGGATATGTGTATCTCTTAATTTTAATGTGAGCAGGTTGGCACAAGAAGCTGTGAGAAAAATCCCTAAAGTTGACAATGAAAAGGAAAACAGTAGTGCCCAAGAGCTAATTGAACAGAGATTGAAAACTAAACGTtttttgcttgtattggatgaTATGTGGACATGTCAAGAGGATGAGTGGAAAAAACTAAAAGCTCCATTTGGAAGAGGGGGAGCAAAAGGTAATGTGGTTATAGTGACAACTCGAATTCCAGAGGTGGCTGAAATGGTTAAGACAGTTTATTGCTCAGTACAAATGGATCGTTTAGGAGATAAAGATTTCATGCATTTCTTCGAAGCATGTGTGTTCGGTTATCAGCAGCCATGGAAAGACTGTTTGGAATTACGTCTTGTTGGGAAAAAGATTGTCAGGAACTTGAAAGGTTTTCCTCTTGCAGCAAAAACCGTAGGAAGATTACTAAGAAAACAACTTACTTTGGATCACTGGACAAGTGTTCTAGAAAGCAAAGAATGGGAACTACAGACCAACGACAATGATATTATGCCAGCGCTAAAGCTCAGCTATGATTATCTTCCTTTCCATCTGCAACAATGTTTTTCATATTGCTCTTTGTTTCCTGAAGATTATGAATTTCTTAATGACGAGCTAATTCACTTGTGGATAGGACTAGATATTTTACACACATGTGGTCAGAATAAAAGAACGGAAGATATTGCTAGGAGCTATTTGGTTGACTTGGTTAATCATGGATTTTTAAAAAGGAACGAGAaagatgatggtactccttatTATGTTGTACATGACCTACTACATAATTTAGCAGTGAAAGTTTCATCATACGAGTGTATTAGCATAAATAGTTCCAATGTGAGGTCCATAGAAATCCCAATTTCTGTGCGCCACCTGTCTATTGTTGTGGATGACAAAGACGTTGAGAATAGAGTGAATTTTGAGAACTTCAAAAAGGAACTTAGAGAACTGGACAAAAGACTGAATGTTGAAAACCTGCGTACATTGATGCTGTTTGGGAGCCACCATGGAAGCTACGCCAAGATCTTTGGTCATTTATTTAGGGAGGCTAGAGCCCTTCGTGCTACTTATGTGTCTGGAGCATCATATAATGTGGAGGATATGTTGCATAACTTCTCAAAATTTGTCCATCTTCGGTACTTAAGGATCAAGTCGTCGGAGTATAATGATAATGACATACTATGCTTACCCGCTGCTCTGTCTAGACTTTATCATTTGGAGGTCATAGACCTACGAGAATGGAGAGGATGCTTTGGTTTCACAAGACATATGAGCAACCTAGAAAAACTGCATCATTTTCTGGTGCCTGAACATAAGCTTCAACTACACTCTGACATAGTTGAGGTAGGAAAAATGAAATTGTTGCAAGAGTTAAGGCGCTTTGAAGTTGGAAAAGAAAGTAAAGGTTTTGACCTAAGTGAACTAAGGCAATTGTCAGAACTTGGAGGTTCACTTGTCATTTGTAGCCTTGAGAGGATACAGGCAATGAAGGAAGCAGATGAGGCAAGGCTGATACAAGTGAAACGTTTGCACAAGCTAACGTTAGAATGGGGTGCCGATCGACCAGAAAAAGATATTGCACATGAAGAAAATGCTCTGGAGATTCTTGTACCACATAGCAATCTTCAACACCTATGCATTAAAGGGCATGGAGGCATAAAATGCCCACAATGGCTAGGTGAGAAGCTCtcggtcaaaaatttggaatctCTTCATCTAGATGGTGTAGCTTGGAATATATTTCCACCTATCGGAGAGTTGTGGCTAGTTAATGGGCCTCATGAAGAAATTTCAAGTAATGTCTGCAATAAAAAGTTCCAAAATTTGAGAAGATTGGAGCTAATTAAGCTACCAAGGTTGAAAAAATGGGCTGTAGATGCCCCCTGTCAATTGTTTGCCCATTTGGAAGTGCTTATCATTAAGGATTGCTCCAAGCTTACAAAGTTGTCTTTTGCACATTCTACTTGCTGTCaacaagagaaagagaaaggggaTAACATGAATTGGTTTCCTAGTTTACGGGAGCTCGAAATTTACAAATGTCCTGAACTATCGTCCTTTCCTCCTATTCCTTGGACTAGCGCTCCGTGCTCTGCTACG GGATATTGTTGGAATTGGTACATTCTTCTGACCTCTGAATTCTCACTGTATTTACATGAATACACGATTCGAGTTGCCAAGTACGAACATCTCAGATGTGCCTAA